In Rhodothermus marinus DSM 4252, a single genomic region encodes these proteins:
- a CDS encoding HEAT repeat domain-containing protein — protein MLETLLQKLLEFTFGDRLFRVALLMLYGLSTLAGLLLITAVLLRVLRDHQQRQRQKREQRWRSLLLAVLTEAQPPQALWAQVSPKEAMDFCAFLYRFARLVTGSELEQLHALAAPYLPRLERQVFRGTPEERAFRLQILGVLGRRTQTELLVQALDDPAPLVVLVAFRQLAHPETAHLAPILIDQMPRLYQTSPALLGALLARLGFEALPALRQALLDEHRPVWVRVVLADALHRLNDPKGAHLAADLLQHPDLPAELVQALLRLIAAAGTPAHQGVILPYLQHPDEAVRVEAVRALGVVGSEAQLPRLAAALQDPSPWVAMAAARALKQRQALTLLQEAARQPALRPLIEQVLHEDPARIL, from the coding sequence ATGCTGGAGACCCTCCTGCAGAAGTTACTGGAGTTTACATTCGGGGATCGGCTCTTTCGGGTGGCGCTACTCATGCTCTACGGGCTGAGTACGCTGGCCGGCTTGCTCCTCATTACCGCCGTGCTGCTACGTGTCCTGCGCGACCATCAGCAACGGCAACGCCAGAAGCGAGAGCAGCGCTGGCGTTCTCTTTTGCTGGCTGTCTTAACCGAAGCACAACCGCCCCAGGCACTATGGGCCCAGGTATCTCCCAAGGAGGCCATGGATTTCTGTGCATTCCTGTACCGATTTGCTCGGCTTGTAACCGGAAGCGAGCTGGAACAACTGCACGCGCTGGCAGCCCCGTATTTGCCCCGACTGGAACGGCAAGTGTTTCGGGGAACCCCGGAAGAGCGGGCCTTCCGCCTCCAGATTCTTGGCGTGTTAGGCCGACGTACACAGACCGAGCTGCTGGTTCAGGCGCTGGACGATCCGGCCCCGCTCGTGGTCCTGGTCGCGTTTCGCCAACTGGCCCATCCAGAAACGGCCCATCTTGCACCGATTCTTATCGATCAGATGCCTCGTTTGTATCAGACATCACCAGCGCTCTTAGGCGCATTACTGGCCCGGCTTGGCTTTGAGGCCCTGCCCGCCCTGCGTCAGGCGCTGTTGGACGAACACCGCCCTGTATGGGTGCGCGTCGTGCTGGCCGACGCCCTGCACCGCCTGAACGATCCCAAGGGGGCACATCTGGCGGCCGATCTGCTGCAGCATCCCGACCTCCCTGCCGAGCTGGTGCAGGCGTTGCTCCGGTTGATCGCGGCGGCTGGCACGCCTGCGCATCAGGGAGTCATCCTTCCTTACCTGCAACACCCGGACGAAGCCGTTCGGGTGGAAGCAGTCCGCGCCCTAGGCGTCGTCGGCAGCGAAGCACAACTTCCACGGCTGGCGGCGGCCCTTCAGGATCCCTCGCCATGGGTCGCCATGGCTGCGGCCCGTGCCCTCAAACAGCGCCAGGCCCTCACCCTGCTACAGGAGGCCGCCCGCCAGCCAGCCCTGCGTCCTCTGATCGAACAAGTGCTGCACGAAGACCCGGCACGTATCCTATGA
- a CDS encoding glycosyltransferase family 2 protein, with protein MSQALLALLAVHQLCVLLYFMLWNSYYLVTSLFSFRALHRYSRRLASIDIDDLIATAGAPPVTVIVPAYNEAATIVEASRSLLTLRYPDYEILIVNDGSTDATLEVLRSTYRLQPAPRFPLASIPTAPVRAIYQSQTHSNLWVIDKENGKRADAINAGINYCQTPLLAIVDADGIMEPDALMRIVRPFLEDAHTVASGGIIRVVNGCNVEDGLVQEVRLPRNWLARFQVVEYLRSFLAGRVGWDALKIMLLISGAFGLFRRDLVVAVGGLAHDSIGEDFELTVRLHRYCREWRIPYAIHFVPDPVAWTEVPETVAVLGRQRNRWQRGLIDTLRRHLRLLLNPRYGRIGLLAFPYFFFFEMLGPLVEFSGYIVVLFLLMTGWASLTYFWAFLMVALLFGAILSLAAVGLEELSFRRYTRLQDLLWLLALSLLENLGYRQLITYYRLQGTLDYLRGQTGWGHMERKGFQKA; from the coding sequence ATGAGCCAGGCATTGCTTGCCCTGCTTGCTGTTCACCAGCTGTGCGTGCTGCTGTACTTCATGCTGTGGAACAGCTACTATCTGGTCACCAGCCTCTTTTCCTTTCGGGCGCTGCACCGCTACAGTCGGAGGCTGGCCTCCATCGACATCGATGACCTGATCGCCACAGCCGGAGCACCTCCGGTGACGGTCATCGTGCCGGCCTATAACGAAGCCGCCACCATTGTTGAGGCTTCCCGCTCGCTACTGACGCTACGCTATCCCGACTATGAGATACTCATCGTCAACGATGGCTCAACCGATGCAACGCTGGAAGTGCTCCGCTCCACGTATCGGTTGCAGCCCGCGCCGCGCTTCCCCCTGGCCAGTATTCCAACCGCGCCGGTGCGCGCCATTTATCAGAGCCAGACCCATTCCAACCTGTGGGTGATCGATAAGGAAAACGGTAAGCGGGCCGATGCGATCAATGCCGGGATCAACTACTGCCAGACGCCTCTGCTGGCCATTGTGGACGCCGATGGCATCATGGAACCCGATGCGCTGATGCGGATCGTCCGCCCTTTCCTGGAAGATGCCCACACGGTCGCCTCGGGTGGGATTATCCGGGTGGTGAACGGCTGCAACGTAGAGGACGGGCTGGTACAGGAAGTGCGGTTGCCTCGCAACTGGCTGGCGCGTTTTCAGGTGGTGGAATACCTGCGCTCGTTTCTTGCCGGTCGAGTAGGCTGGGATGCTTTGAAAATCATGCTGCTGATCTCCGGCGCCTTCGGCCTGTTTCGCCGGGATCTTGTGGTAGCTGTTGGAGGTCTGGCCCACGATAGCATCGGGGAAGATTTTGAATTGACCGTACGCCTTCACCGCTACTGTCGGGAGTGGCGCATCCCCTACGCCATTCATTTCGTTCCGGACCCTGTCGCCTGGACGGAAGTGCCGGAAACGGTGGCCGTACTCGGCCGCCAGCGCAATCGATGGCAACGCGGCCTGATCGACACCCTGCGTCGTCACCTTCGCCTGCTGCTCAATCCGCGCTACGGGCGCATTGGGCTGCTCGCCTTTCCGTATTTCTTCTTTTTTGAAATGCTGGGGCCCCTGGTGGAATTTTCCGGCTACATTGTAGTGCTGTTTCTTCTGATGACCGGATGGGCTTCGCTCACCTATTTCTGGGCGTTTTTGATGGTGGCCCTGCTTTTCGGAGCCATCCTGTCGCTTGCCGCCGTAGGCCTGGAAGAACTCTCGTTTCGTCGCTACACCCGTCTGCAAGATCTGCTCTGGCTGCTGGCACTTTCGCTGCTGGAAAATCTGGGGTATCGACAGCTGATTACCTATTATCGCCTGCAGGGAACGCTGGACTACCTGCGCGGACAGACCGGCTGGGGACACATGGAACGCAAAGGATTCCAGAAAGCCTGA